Below is a genomic region from Candidatus Tanganyikabacteria bacterium.
CGATACGCGCCTCGCGTGCGAGAAGTGGATCGGCAGGAGCGAGATGCCGTCCGCGCGAATCCTCGACTCGAGATCGGCGGGCAGGCGCAACTTCCCGTGCGAGGCCTTCAGGAACAGCTCCCAGATGGCAGCGGCCGATGCGAAGACCTCGTTCGTCGGGACTTCGATGGCCTCCCTGGCCCGCCCCGAGAGCCGCCCGGGATCGAATGCCCACCACAGCAAGGAGTGAGCATCGAGCAGGAGTCTCACCCCTCACCGCCCAGGGCGTCTTCGAAGTCCCTGGTGATCGCCGCATTGACTTCTGGGGAATCCCAATCTGCCGCCAGCCAGAGCTCGTCCTTCAGAAAGCCGCCCTGCCTGCGTGGAAGCGGCTGGTACATCACGAGCCTGGCGACCGGTTTCCCGGCGCGCGCGATTATGACCTCTTCGCCCGCCTCGACCTGCTCCAGGAGCTTCGAGAGGTGTGTCTTGGCCTCGTGGATGTTGACCATCCCCACCTTGCCGCCTCCTTAGTCTGACTT
It encodes:
- a CDS encoding type II toxin-antitoxin system Phd/YefM family antitoxin; translated protein: MVNIHEAKTHLSKLLEQVEAGEEVIIARAGKPVARLVMYQPLPRRQGGFLKDELWLAADWDSPEVNAAITRDFEDALGGEG
- a CDS encoding type II toxin-antitoxin system VapC family toxin, with the translated sequence MRLLLDAHSLLWWAFDPGRLSGRAREAIEVPTNEVFASAAAIWELFLKASHGKLRLPADLESRIRADGISLLPIHFSHARRVSELPWLHRDPFDRMLVAQAQVEALTLVTRDDAIRKYDVPTLLA